From a single Lolium rigidum isolate FL_2022 chromosome 7, APGP_CSIRO_Lrig_0.1, whole genome shotgun sequence genomic region:
- the LOC124676978 gene encoding growth-regulating factor 11-like produces MAAEGEDKKDTNPVGAVGGGGGNTLEAAEEAMLQAGGQVTGQELEGEAEESADREGNGGDAGKEDSGCKDLVIVEEDSVLVEDPEEAAATAALQEEMRLLVASVPEGAGASFTAMQLQELEQQSRVYQYMAARVPVPTHLVFPIWKSVTGASSEGAQNYPTLMGLATLCLDFGKTPEPEPGRCRRTDGKKWRCWRKTIPNEKYCERHMHRGRKRPVQLVVEDDEPDSGSKTASGKIAEGGKKTDDKGSSSKKLAVTAPAAVESA; encoded by the exons atggcggcggaggGGGAGGACAAGAAGGATACCAATCCTGTAGGAGCcgtaggtggcggcggcgggaacaccctggaggcggcggaggaggcgatgCTGCAGGCGGGAGGGCAAGTAACCGGACAAGAATTGGAGGGCGAGGCGGAGGAGAGCGCAGATCGAGAGGGGAACGGCGGCGACGCGGGGAAGGAAGATAGCGGGTGTAAAGATCTGGTCATAGTAGAGGAGGACTCTGTTCTGGTCGAGGATCCAGAGGAAG CCGCAGCAACAGCAGCACTTCAGGAAGAAATGAGACTGCTTGTGGCATCTGTTCCTGAAGGTGCTGGGGCGTCGTTTACTGCGATGCAGTTGCAGGAGCTAGAGCAGCAGTCTCGGGTCTACCAATATATGGCTGCCCGTGTGCCAGTGCCTACCCATCTCGTCTTCCCCATCTGGAAGAGCGTTACTGGTGCATCCTCTGAAGGCGCTCAGAATTACCCTACTT TGATGGGGTTGGCAACACTTTGCTTGGACTTTGGAAAGACCCCAGAACCAGAACCAGGGAGGTGCCGGCGAACCGATGGAAAAAAGTGGCGGTGCTGGAGAAAAACTATTCCAAATGAGAAATACTGTGAACGTCATATGCACCGTGGTCGCAAGCGTCCCGTGCAGCTTGTTGTTGAGGATGATGAGCCTGATTCAGGGTCAAAAACCGCGTCCGGCAAGATAGCGGAAGGTGGCAAGAAGACTGACGACAAGGGATCGAGTAGCAAGAAGCTTGCGGTGACAGCACCAGCTGCTGTGGAGTCTGCATGA